A window of the Synechococcus sp. JA-3-3Ab genome harbors these coding sequences:
- a CDS encoding DUF2232 domain-containing protein — protein sequence MPASPQPPVQQDFPPLPPPPPRSPALRVVETAFLASTAALIWILSYTPLAPFMRLFFPIPVALAVMRWDPRTGAMALAVSALLLTVLMGPTRSILYVIPYGLLGYWCARLWRRRLSWYVSVASGAALSAFGLVFQLLLSSLLVGENLWTYVTIQLTGLTNWLLDVSLARLGVYWVAEPWMVQVVVAGFIAFNSLVYVFTVHLVAALVMEHFRCPLPPPPKWVQFLLD from the coding sequence GTGCCTGCGTCCCCTCAGCCTCCTGTGCAGCAGGATTTTCCTCCCTTGCCCCCGCCACCTCCCCGCTCTCCGGCTCTAAGGGTGGTGGAGACAGCTTTCTTAGCCAGCACTGCTGCTTTGATCTGGATCTTGAGCTACACGCCGCTGGCCCCGTTTATGCGTCTGTTTTTCCCCATTCCGGTGGCGCTGGCGGTGATGCGCTGGGATCCCCGCACCGGGGCGATGGCGCTGGCGGTCTCTGCTCTGTTGCTGACGGTGCTGATGGGGCCCACGCGCAGCATTCTCTACGTCATTCCCTACGGCCTGCTGGGCTACTGGTGTGCCCGCCTATGGCGGCGGCGCCTTTCCTGGTATGTCTCGGTGGCCAGCGGCGCTGCCCTCAGCGCTTTCGGCCTCGTTTTCCAGTTGCTGCTCTCCTCGCTGTTGGTGGGGGAAAACCTCTGGACTTACGTCACCATCCAACTCACCGGCTTGACCAACTGGCTGCTGGATGTGTCTCTGGCCAGGCTGGGCGTGTACTGGGTGGCAGAACCCTGGATGGTTCAGGTGGTGGTGGCAGGGTTTATCGCCTTTAACTCCCTGGTCTACGTCTTCACGGTGCATTTGGTGGCAGCTCTGGTGATGGAGCATTTCCGCTGTCCGCTGCCGCCGCCGCCGAAGTGGGTGCAATTTTTGCTGGATTAG
- a CDS encoding LptA/OstA family protein, which yields MRMAVGIDLEQKNRCQLRGVAWAVGVALLLAIPSLAWGQNPRALSISADVQEANANTGVFVATGNVTLSFPAERLTARAQRAVYYSREQRIELEGQVTIRQGENQLQAEKVIYHIEKGTIQAVPAAGGQVESVYVLPEPTASP from the coding sequence ATGCGCATGGCGGTCGGGATCGACCTTGAGCAGAAAAACAGGTGCCAGCTAAGGGGGGTAGCCTGGGCGGTGGGGGTGGCGCTGCTGCTGGCGATCCCCAGCCTGGCTTGGGGGCAAAACCCGCGTGCCCTCAGCATCAGCGCCGATGTCCAGGAGGCCAATGCCAACACGGGGGTGTTTGTAGCCACCGGCAATGTCACCCTCAGCTTTCCCGCCGAGCGCCTCACGGCCCGCGCCCAGAGAGCGGTGTACTACAGCCGGGAGCAGCGGATCGAGCTGGAGGGCCAGGTCACCATCCGCCAAGGGGAAAATCAGTTGCAAGCAGAAAAAGTCATCTATCACATCGAAAAAGGCACCATCCAGGCCGTGCCAGCAGCAGGAGGCCAGGTGGAGTCCGTTTATGTGCTACCAGAACCCACTGCGAGCCCCTAG
- a CDS encoding pyridoxal phosphate-dependent aminotransferase: protein MVSAAGLSQRVARLSPSATLSISALAKAMRAEGLDVCILSAGEPDFDTPEHIRAAAIRALEEGKTRYGPTAGIPTLRQAVADKLRRENGLDYSPDQILISNGGKQTLFNLAMVLLDPGDEVILPVPYWVSYPEMVALAGAKVVRVETQEGQGFKLTADQLRQALTPRSKLLILNSPANPTGAVYHRQELAALAEVILSVPHLYVVCDEIYEKLVYGQARHISLGSLCPDLMPRLILSSGFAKAYAMTGWRIGYLAGPKPIIEAAISLQSHSTSNVCTFAQYGALEALTSPLSAAAVEKMRQEFWQRRDLMVQGIRTLPGVTFPEPEGAFYVFVNIGQTGLGSVEFCQRLLKEHHVAAVPGVAFGAESYIRLSYAADRATLEKGLERLHRFLSSL from the coding sequence ATGGTGTCTGCTGCCGGCTTGTCCCAACGGGTTGCTCGTCTCTCTCCTTCCGCAACGCTGTCGATTTCGGCTCTGGCCAAGGCCATGCGGGCAGAGGGTCTGGATGTCTGTATCCTGAGCGCTGGCGAGCCGGACTTCGACACCCCTGAGCACATTCGGGCTGCCGCCATCCGCGCCCTGGAAGAGGGCAAAACCCGCTACGGCCCCACTGCCGGGATCCCCACCCTGCGCCAGGCGGTGGCAGACAAATTGCGCCGAGAAAACGGCTTGGACTACAGCCCCGACCAGATCCTGATTAGCAACGGCGGCAAGCAAACCCTGTTTAACCTGGCCATGGTGCTCCTGGATCCCGGCGACGAGGTGATCCTGCCCGTCCCCTACTGGGTTAGCTATCCCGAGATGGTGGCTCTGGCCGGGGCCAAGGTGGTGCGGGTGGAGACGCAAGAGGGCCAGGGGTTCAAGCTCACCGCCGACCAACTGCGCCAGGCCCTCACCCCCCGCAGCAAGTTGCTCATCCTCAACTCGCCGGCCAACCCCACCGGCGCTGTCTATCACCGGCAGGAGCTGGCAGCTTTGGCAGAGGTGATCCTCTCGGTTCCCCATCTCTATGTGGTCTGCGATGAGATCTACGAAAAGCTGGTTTACGGCCAAGCCCGCCACATCAGCCTGGGATCCCTTTGCCCTGACTTGATGCCGCGACTGATCCTCAGCAGCGGCTTCGCCAAAGCCTATGCCATGACCGGCTGGCGGATTGGCTACTTGGCGGGCCCTAAGCCCATCATCGAGGCGGCCATCAGCCTGCAAAGCCACAGCACCTCCAACGTCTGCACCTTTGCCCAGTACGGCGCCCTGGAGGCTCTCACCAGCCCCCTCTCGGCGGCAGCGGTGGAGAAGATGCGCCAAGAATTCTGGCAGCGACGGGATCTGATGGTGCAAGGGATCCGCACCTTGCCGGGGGTGACTTTCCCGGAGCCGGAGGGCGCATTTTATGTGTTTGTCAACATCGGCCAAACCGGCTTGGGTTCGGTAGAGTTTTGCCAACGGCTGCTCAAAGAACATCACGTGGCCGCCGTGCCGGGGGTGGCCTTCGGGGCAGAGTCCTACATCCGCCTCTCCTATGCCGCCGACCGCGCCACGCTTGAAAAAGGACTGGAACGGCTGCACCGCTTCCTGTCTTCCCTCTGA
- a CDS encoding CHRD domain-containing protein: MTLLLDSALRPRFVFKTFWGVCLAADLFLSGCGSSNSATPAPGAVVSTATLTLSPAAEVPPVAVPSSASGSAVVTLNQTARTLSVEQVSSFLAGAYYLNIHTQANPAGELRAQVVFPR, from the coding sequence TTGACGCTTTTGCTGGATTCGGCCTTGCGGCCTCGTTTTGTCTTCAAAACTTTTTGGGGCGTCTGCCTAGCTGCTGACTTGTTTCTCAGCGGCTGCGGGAGCAGCAACTCGGCGACCCCTGCGCCGGGAGCTGTAGTCTCTACGGCTACCTTGACCCTATCTCCTGCTGCCGAAGTACCGCCGGTAGCGGTGCCCAGCTCCGCCAGCGGCAGTGCTGTGGTCACTTTAAACCAAACCGCCCGTACCCTATCTGTTGAGCAGGTCTCCAGCTTCTTGGCCGGGGCCTACTACCTCAACATCCATACGCAAGCCAATCCTGCCGGCGAGTTGCGAGCCCAGGTGGTTTTCCCTCGCTAA
- a CDS encoding ribonuclease HII has protein sequence MVGSGVGGVDKVVQPSLKWEGSLWQQGMRRVAGVDEVGRGALAGPVVAAAVILPAHLDPEALSGVRDCKQLRPPQRAHWAERIAQVALAVGIGSASAAEIDQLNIRQATLLAMQRALAQVGEVEHILLDGLPLAELGSRQTALVKGDQLSLSIAAASIVAKVWRDTLMQSWDHQYPGYGWRTNVGYGTQEHRLALQRLGPSPQHRRSFAPLRDLQAGEIGG, from the coding sequence ATGGTTGGCTCCGGAGTTGGGGGTGTGGACAAGGTGGTGCAGCCCAGCCTGAAGTGGGAGGGATCCCTGTGGCAACAGGGGATGCGGCGGGTGGCAGGCGTGGATGAGGTGGGGCGGGGGGCCCTGGCGGGGCCGGTGGTGGCGGCGGCGGTGATTTTGCCGGCCCATCTGGATCCGGAGGCGCTGTCAGGGGTGAGAGACTGCAAACAACTGCGCCCGCCGCAGCGCGCCCACTGGGCGGAGCGGATTGCCCAAGTAGCCCTGGCCGTAGGCATTGGCAGCGCCTCTGCCGCCGAGATCGACCAGCTCAACATTCGCCAGGCCACGCTGCTGGCCATGCAACGAGCTCTGGCGCAGGTGGGGGAAGTGGAGCACATCCTGCTGGATGGGTTGCCGTTGGCAGAGCTGGGATCCCGGCAGACGGCCCTGGTCAAAGGGGATCAGCTTAGCCTCTCCATCGCCGCCGCTTCCATCGTGGCCAAAGTCTGGCGGGATACCCTGATGCAGAGCTGGGATCACCAGTACCCCGGCTACGGCTGGCGCACCAACGTCGGCTATGGCACGCAGGAGCACCGACTGGCGCTGCAGCGCTTGGGGCCAAGCCCCCAGCACCGCCGTAGCTTTGCCCCCCTGCGAGACTTGCAGGCAGGCGAAATTGGAGGGTAG
- a CDS encoding serine hydrolase produces the protein MRRQRRFTQAASPSRHLLPAPAAEGSLLASRPQPLRLSRQRAIARMRQRAAQPRRLRRSPALLEVLLRGLGLSLMLGLTMAGLSQLLQSTTPARPEQDAMQELPSTLPTDLLRGQEIPALQERLAALADQPGLTAGALFWEVESGAFAGVRPDQVFPAASVIKIPILLAFLQAVETGQVRLDERLTLREDLRGGGAGVLQTRPLGSRVSALEAATLMSTISDNFAANLIIDRLGGREALNQKFRQWGLQHTQISWWLPDLEGTNTSSPRDMVWLLSQVEQGRMLSRRSRDRFLDILWRTQRPSYFRPNLGQEVRIAHKTGTLRSVVGDAGILDLPNGRRYVAAVWVKRETPNDPKAEELIAKLSQAAYEFWSAEGEPTASAAADSP, from the coding sequence GTGCGTCGTCAGCGCCGCTTCACTCAGGCTGCCTCCCCTTCTCGCCACTTGCTGCCTGCTCCGGCTGCCGAGGGATCCCTCTTGGCTTCCCGCCCCCAACCGCTGCGCCTCTCTCGCCAAAGAGCCATTGCCCGGATGCGCCAACGAGCTGCCCAGCCTCGCCGCCTGAGGCGGTCTCCGGCCCTGTTGGAGGTGTTGCTGCGAGGCCTGGGCCTCAGCCTGATGTTGGGCCTGACGATGGCTGGCCTATCGCAACTGCTGCAATCGACCACTCCTGCCCGGCCAGAACAGGATGCGATGCAGGAGCTCCCCTCCACCTTGCCCACAGACCTGTTAAGAGGACAGGAAATCCCCGCTTTGCAGGAGCGCTTGGCTGCTCTGGCCGATCAGCCGGGCCTGACAGCAGGAGCCCTGTTCTGGGAGGTGGAAAGCGGCGCCTTTGCCGGGGTGAGGCCGGATCAGGTTTTTCCTGCCGCCAGCGTCATCAAGATCCCGATTCTCCTGGCTTTTTTGCAGGCAGTGGAAACGGGTCAGGTGCGGCTGGACGAGAGGCTGACTTTGAGAGAAGACCTCAGGGGCGGGGGAGCTGGCGTATTGCAGACCCGTCCCCTCGGATCCCGGGTCTCTGCTCTGGAGGCAGCTACCCTCATGAGCACCATCAGCGACAACTTCGCCGCCAACCTCATCATCGATCGCCTCGGCGGTCGGGAAGCCCTCAACCAAAAGTTTCGCCAGTGGGGGCTGCAGCACACGCAAATTTCCTGGTGGCTGCCGGATTTGGAGGGCACCAACACCAGCAGCCCGCGCGACATGGTCTGGCTGCTCAGCCAGGTGGAGCAGGGGCGAATGCTCAGCCGCCGCAGCCGCGACCGCTTTTTGGACATCCTCTGGCGCACGCAGCGGCCCTCCTATTTTCGCCCCAACTTGGGCCAAGAGGTGCGCATTGCCCACAAGACAGGAACTCTCAGGTCGGTGGTGGGAGATGCCGGCATACTCGATTTGCCCAACGGGCGACGCTACGTGGCAGCAGTGTGGGTAAAGCGGGAAACTCCCAACGATCCCAAAGCCGAAGAGCTAATCGCCAAACTCTCCCAGGCTGCCTATGAGTTTTGGTCTGCCGAAGGCGAGCCCACCGCTTCGGCTGCTGCCGATAGCCCGTAG
- a CDS encoding RNA-binding S4 domain-containing protein — MAETLPPSQAPPAGDPLIKLDQFLKLTGVVPTGGQAKQLIQAGQVRVNGEVETRRGRKLRLGDEVAVAGQVWQVGWDGKRIQSSATGGGRVCL, encoded by the coding sequence ATGGCCGAGACTCTTCCCCCTTCCCAAGCTCCTCCAGCAGGGGATCCCCTTATCAAACTGGATCAATTTCTCAAGCTGACGGGAGTTGTGCCCACCGGCGGGCAGGCCAAGCAGCTCATCCAGGCGGGGCAGGTGCGGGTCAACGGCGAGGTGGAAACCCGGCGAGGGCGCAAGTTACGCCTGGGGGATGAGGTGGCAGTAGCGGGCCAAGTTTGGCAGGTGGGCTGGGATGGGAAGAGGATCCAGAGCTCTGCCACAGGGGGAGGTCGGGTCTGCCTCTAG
- a CDS encoding TIGR03960 family B12-binding radical SAM protein, which produces MLSLAATQAHLGPIDLDRLLTPEIQRPARYLGKEFGAAHRPWESGRVRWVLSYPELYEVGASNLGHLILYNILNAQPDQLCDRTYLPGPDLAARMRQLQIPLFAVESRRPLRAFHIIGFSLAYELGGTNILEMLDLAGIPLKWWERQPFTPQECPLIFAGGPTATSNPEPFADFFDFFVFGDGEEVLPEIGQVLAQSLAKPRREVLLELAQVPGVYVPQFYEGIPPRPIVPGVPERIRRRVALPQPQYSIGLVPLVATVHDRLVMEVRRGCTRGCRFCQPGMLTRPARDVDPQAVVEAVVQGLRKTGYSEFSLSSLSCSDYLSLPAVGAELHNRLLGEHVALSLPSQRVDRFDEQIAAIMKGSRRSGLTFAPEAGTQRLRDIINKGLSDVDLIRGIRTAVQEGWDKIKLYFMIGLPGETDADVIGIARTVEMLQRECAALGHKKVEFTLTVSNFVPKPHTPFQWHRVDYADVQRKQALLQKELRRLRGVKAHFTDIRFSILEDFIGKGDRSLGRMIEQAWRAGAGLDAWWENIDAAYAAWVKAYCGEAVDPSADPVALCAHLPMRELGLEDPLPWDHIDTGIDKKWLQKDYRRALEAITVEDCSFEKCSACGICGPGFGHNIVIPPPPVPPLQSRPTPTPDPLEPQPPAQRFRITYGKTRDLRWLGHLDLMRLWERACRRAGLPLAFSGGYHPMPRLANANALPIGQEGYGEILDLELLARPGAPFTPEELRALLAEQLPPEIPIQAIQEIGLRDPSATEAVYAAEYQLSVSCELPEADWPTWVTQILDAREIWIEKSTKSGKPCRFNARPLLYYLEFQGLAPDGSARLLYRGSCRNDGAYLRPNQLVQMAESLGLPRWTLQMARRLRLLWQDGTSDPD; this is translated from the coding sequence ATGCTCTCTCTGGCTGCCACGCAAGCCCATCTAGGCCCGATCGATCTGGATCGCCTGCTCACGCCTGAGATCCAGCGGCCAGCCCGCTACCTGGGGAAAGAGTTCGGCGCCGCCCACCGCCCCTGGGAGTCGGGGCGGGTGCGGTGGGTGCTGAGCTACCCGGAGCTGTACGAGGTGGGGGCCTCCAACCTGGGCCACCTCATCCTCTACAACATCCTCAACGCCCAGCCAGACCAGTTGTGCGACCGCACCTACCTGCCGGGACCGGATCTGGCGGCCCGGATGCGGCAGTTGCAGATCCCGCTGTTTGCCGTAGAATCGCGCCGCCCCTTGCGCGCTTTCCACATCATCGGCTTCAGCCTGGCCTACGAGCTGGGGGGCACCAACATCTTAGAGATGCTGGATCTGGCCGGGATCCCCCTCAAATGGTGGGAGCGCCAGCCCTTTACCCCGCAAGAGTGTCCCCTGATCTTTGCCGGCGGGCCCACCGCCACCTCCAACCCAGAGCCCTTTGCCGACTTTTTCGATTTCTTTGTCTTCGGGGATGGGGAAGAGGTGCTGCCGGAGATCGGCCAGGTGCTGGCTCAATCTCTAGCCAAGCCCCGCCGCGAGGTGCTCTTGGAGCTGGCCCAGGTGCCGGGGGTGTATGTGCCCCAGTTTTACGAGGGGATCCCGCCCCGCCCCATCGTGCCCGGCGTGCCGGAGCGCATCCGCCGCCGCGTGGCCCTGCCCCAACCGCAGTACTCCATTGGCCTAGTACCGCTGGTGGCAACCGTCCACGACCGCCTGGTCATGGAAGTGCGGCGCGGCTGTACCCGCGGCTGTCGCTTTTGCCAACCCGGCATGCTCACCCGCCCGGCTCGCGATGTGGATCCGCAAGCGGTGGTGGAGGCGGTGGTGCAGGGCCTGCGCAAAACCGGCTACAGCGAATTTTCCCTTTCTTCCCTCAGTTGCTCCGACTACCTCTCCCTGCCGGCGGTGGGGGCCGAGCTGCACAACCGCCTGCTGGGGGAGCACGTCGCCCTCTCGCTGCCCAGCCAGCGGGTGGATCGCTTCGATGAGCAAATTGCCGCCATCATGAAGGGATCCCGCCGCTCGGGGCTGACCTTTGCCCCAGAAGCCGGCACGCAACGGCTGCGGGACATCATCAACAAGGGTCTTAGCGATGTTGACCTCATTCGCGGCATTCGCACCGCCGTCCAGGAGGGCTGGGACAAGATCAAGCTCTATTTCATGATCGGCCTGCCCGGAGAGACTGACGCCGATGTCATTGGGATTGCCCGCACGGTTGAGATGCTGCAGCGAGAATGTGCGGCCTTGGGTCACAAGAAGGTGGAGTTTACCCTCACGGTCTCCAACTTTGTCCCCAAGCCCCACACCCCCTTCCAGTGGCACCGGGTGGACTACGCCGACGTGCAGCGCAAGCAGGCCTTGCTGCAAAAGGAGCTGCGGCGGCTGCGGGGGGTCAAAGCCCACTTCACCGACATCCGCTTCAGCATCCTGGAAGACTTTATTGGCAAGGGGGATCGCTCCCTGGGCCGCATGATCGAGCAGGCCTGGCGGGCCGGCGCCGGCCTGGACGCCTGGTGGGAAAACATCGACGCCGCCTATGCCGCCTGGGTCAAGGCCTACTGCGGCGAAGCGGTGGATCCCAGCGCCGATCCAGTGGCCCTCTGCGCCCATCTCCCCATGCGCGAATTGGGCCTGGAGGATCCCTTGCCCTGGGATCACATCGATACCGGCATCGACAAAAAATGGCTGCAGAAAGACTACCGCCGCGCCCTGGAAGCCATCACGGTGGAAGACTGCTCCTTTGAGAAGTGCTCCGCCTGCGGCATCTGCGGCCCCGGCTTTGGCCACAACATCGTCATCCCGCCCCCGCCCGTCCCACCCCTGCAAAGCCGGCCCACCCCCACCCCAGATCCCCTGGAGCCGCAGCCGCCCGCCCAGCGCTTCCGCATCACCTACGGCAAAACTAGGGATCTGCGCTGGCTGGGCCACCTGGATCTGATGCGGCTGTGGGAACGGGCCTGTCGGCGAGCGGGGCTGCCTCTGGCCTTTAGCGGCGGTTACCACCCCATGCCCCGCCTGGCTAACGCCAACGCCCTGCCCATCGGCCAGGAAGGCTATGGGGAGATCCTCGATCTGGAACTCCTGGCCCGCCCCGGGGCTCCCTTTACCCCGGAGGAGCTGCGCGCCCTGCTGGCCGAGCAACTGCCCCCCGAAATTCCCATCCAGGCCATTCAAGAGATCGGCCTGCGGGATCCCTCGGCTACCGAAGCGGTTTACGCCGCCGAATATCAACTCAGCGTGAGCTGCGAGTTGCCCGAAGCCGACTGGCCGACCTGGGTTACCCAGATCCTGGATGCGCGGGAAATTTGGATTGAAAAATCCACCAAATCCGGCAAACCCTGTCGCTTCAACGCTCGCCCCCTGCTCTACTACCTGGAGTTTCAGGGCCTGGCCCCCGACGGCAGCGCCCGCCTCCTCTACCGCGGCAGTTGCCGCAACGACGGCGCTTACCTGCGGCCCAATCAACTCGTGCAAATGGCCGAGTCCTTGGGCTTGCCCCGCTGGACGCTACAGATGGCCAGGCGGCTGCGTCTGCTGTGGCAAGACGGCACCTCCGATCCCGACTGA
- a CDS encoding aminotransferase class V-fold PLP-dependent enzyme, with product MAVDKPLCDRSLWGLDPQAIFLNHGSYGATPKTVLQAQRAWQERLEAQPVQFMGEELPRALRAAAAELAQFVGAEPENLVFVENATGGVNAVLRSLSFRPGDQIAYTSHSYGAVRQALRYVCERWGAVLAEAQVPFPIAGPEQVLAAFAAILTPQTRLAVLDHLTSPTALVYPLAELIGLCRERGIPVLVDGAHAPGVLPLELESLGADWYTGNAHKWLFAPKGCAFLWVAPHRQAQTHPLAISHGYGQGFTAEFDWVGTRDPSAWLAISAALAFIQELGVERLRQHNHTLLLQARQVLLEQLEGIPPAPERMLGFMATLPLPPFWQQWIPELPLAERARRLHDYLWQVHRIEVPILPFAGQLWVRISAQVYNHLAEYEQLALALQRLPE from the coding sequence ATGGCAGTCGATAAACCGCTTTGCGACCGCTCGTTGTGGGGGCTGGATCCGCAGGCTATTTTTTTGAATCACGGCTCCTACGGCGCGACCCCGAAAACGGTGCTGCAGGCCCAGCGAGCCTGGCAAGAGCGCCTAGAGGCCCAGCCGGTACAGTTTATGGGGGAAGAGCTGCCGCGGGCTTTGCGGGCGGCGGCGGCAGAGCTGGCCCAGTTTGTTGGGGCTGAGCCTGAAAACCTTGTGTTTGTGGAAAATGCCACCGGCGGCGTCAATGCCGTGCTGCGCTCGCTGTCGTTTCGGCCAGGGGATCAGATCGCCTACACCAGCCACAGCTATGGGGCCGTCCGCCAGGCGTTGCGCTATGTCTGTGAACGCTGGGGGGCGGTGCTGGCGGAAGCCCAGGTTCCCTTTCCGATTGCGGGGCCGGAGCAGGTTTTGGCGGCGTTTGCGGCCATTCTCACCCCCCAGACTCGGCTGGCGGTGCTGGATCACCTCACCTCGCCCACGGCTCTGGTCTACCCCTTGGCGGAGCTGATTGGCCTCTGTCGAGAGCGCGGGATCCCAGTCTTGGTGGACGGGGCCCATGCGCCGGGGGTTCTCCCGTTGGAGTTGGAAAGCTTAGGAGCCGATTGGTACACCGGCAACGCCCACAAGTGGCTGTTTGCCCCCAAGGGCTGTGCCTTCCTGTGGGTGGCCCCCCACCGCCAGGCCCAAACCCATCCCCTGGCCATCTCCCACGGCTACGGGCAAGGGTTCACAGCCGAGTTCGACTGGGTGGGCACCCGCGATCCCAGCGCCTGGCTGGCCATCTCGGCAGCCCTGGCCTTTATCCAGGAGCTGGGGGTGGAGAGGCTGCGCCAGCACAACCACACGCTGCTGCTGCAGGCGCGGCAGGTGCTCTTGGAACAATTGGAAGGGATCCCACCTGCCCCGGAGCGGATGCTGGGCTTTATGGCCACCCTGCCCCTGCCACCCTTCTGGCAACAGTGGATCCCGGAGCTGCCTTTGGCGGAGCGGGCCCGCCGCCTGCACGACTACCTCTGGCAGGTGCACCGCATCGAGGTTCCCATCCTTCCCTTTGCCGGGCAGCTTTGGGTGCGCATCTCGGCCCAGGTCTACAACCACCTGGCTGAGTACGAACAGTTGGCGCTAGCCTTGCAGCGGCTGCCGGAGTGA
- a CDS encoding Rne/Rng family ribonuclease has protein sequence MPRQIVIDEQHRVAAVFAEDQVQELIVASGTYQVGDVYVGIVENVLPSIDAAFVNIGSGERNGFIHVSDLGPLRLKRNHASISELVLPQQKVLVQVMKEPTGNKGPRLTGDLAFPGRYLVLRPYGKGVHLSRRIEDREERNRLKSLAILIKPPQMGLLVRTEAEGVSEEAMIEDLEQLKKLWEDIQQQYQAARGPGLLSRDDDFIQRVLRDVYSEDVNRIVTDSPAGAKRVRSYLQGWNKGQMPPGVVVDAHREPTPILEYFRVNAVIRQALRPRVDLPSGGYIVIEPTEALTVIDVNSGSFTQSATSRETVLWTNCEAATEIARQLRLRNIAGVIVVDFIDMDSRRDQLLVLEHFNKALSSDKARPQVVQLSELGLVELTRKRQGQSLYEIFGHSCPTCEGLGILARLPGAEPGRLLTVESGLPVTLPTEGEDGSSPSLLQEGDSQRAGLRLGSNGVSRTEGRVSLSRSRTAPEQRPDLEESRIEVGRKRSRDEWVDPRVGQRPVSRSGEAEGGSLEVPGEDLLQPAGGGAEQKRKESRRPSRGEDGEEQGSHRDQPTAGRSARAGGVESSESRPARQAITVEMTPLQQRVYSELGLSPLLLLDQPPPSGRDTVVMVALPGTVKMASPEEAEAGATSANGTAETVAPEAAALPEQEPVNTLPPPAPSEPQTPPPVSSMAEPLATVTPQEVVIDPSQQSPAASRRRRSRSS, from the coding sequence ATGCCCAGGCAGATTGTAATTGATGAGCAACACCGCGTCGCTGCTGTTTTTGCCGAAGACCAAGTCCAAGAGCTGATCGTTGCCAGTGGCACCTACCAGGTGGGAGACGTCTACGTCGGGATCGTCGAGAACGTCCTGCCCAGCATCGACGCTGCCTTTGTCAACATTGGCTCCGGCGAACGCAACGGGTTTATTCACGTCAGCGACCTAGGCCCGCTACGCCTCAAGCGCAACCATGCCTCCATCTCGGAGCTGGTTCTGCCACAGCAAAAGGTGCTGGTGCAGGTTATGAAGGAGCCCACCGGCAACAAAGGGCCACGCCTCACCGGCGATCTGGCCTTTCCAGGGCGGTACTTGGTGCTGCGACCCTACGGCAAAGGGGTTCATCTGTCCCGCCGCATCGAGGATCGGGAAGAACGCAATCGCCTCAAGTCGCTGGCTATTTTGATCAAACCCCCCCAGATGGGCCTGTTGGTGCGCACCGAGGCCGAGGGGGTGTCTGAAGAGGCGATGATCGAAGACCTGGAGCAATTGAAAAAGCTCTGGGAGGATATTCAACAGCAGTATCAGGCGGCACGGGGTCCGGGGCTGCTCAGCCGAGATGACGATTTTATCCAGCGAGTGCTGCGGGATGTCTACTCGGAGGACGTCAACCGCATCGTTACCGACTCGCCGGCAGGGGCGAAGCGGGTGCGTAGCTATTTGCAAGGTTGGAACAAGGGCCAGATGCCGCCCGGTGTTGTGGTCGATGCCCACCGCGAACCCACCCCCATCCTGGAGTATTTCCGGGTCAATGCAGTCATCCGGCAGGCGCTGCGACCCCGGGTGGATCTCCCCTCCGGCGGCTACATCGTCATTGAGCCCACCGAAGCCCTGACGGTGATCGATGTCAACTCTGGCTCTTTCACCCAATCGGCCACCTCTCGCGAGACAGTGCTGTGGACCAACTGTGAGGCGGCTACCGAGATTGCCCGTCAACTGAGGCTGCGCAACATTGCCGGCGTGATCGTGGTGGATTTCATCGACATGGATTCCCGCCGCGACCAGTTGCTGGTTTTGGAGCACTTCAACAAGGCCCTCTCCAGCGACAAAGCTCGCCCCCAGGTGGTTCAGTTGTCGGAATTGGGGCTGGTGGAGCTCACCCGCAAGCGGCAGGGGCAAAGCCTTTACGAGATCTTCGGCCACTCTTGTCCTACTTGTGAGGGGCTAGGGATCCTGGCCCGCCTGCCAGGAGCTGAGCCAGGACGGCTGTTGACGGTCGAAAGTGGCCTGCCGGTAACGTTGCCCACTGAGGGGGAGGACGGTTCCAGCCCAAGCCTGCTCCAGGAGGGCGACTCGCAGCGGGCGGGCCTGCGGCTGGGGAGCAATGGGGTGTCGCGAACCGAAGGCCGTGTCTCCCTGAGCCGCTCCCGTACTGCCCCAGAACAGCGACCGGATCTGGAGGAATCGCGAATTGAGGTGGGGCGCAAACGCTCCCGCGACGAGTGGGTGGATCCCCGCGTAGGCCAGCGCCCGGTTTCCCGGAGCGGAGAGGCAGAAGGGGGCAGTCTGGAGGTGCCTGGGGAAGATCTCTTGCAGCCGGCAGGGGGCGGGGCGGAGCAGAAGCGCAAAGAATCCCGGCGTCCCAGCCGGGGAGAAGATGGGGAAGAGCAGGGCTCCCACAGAGACCAGCCTACCGCGGGGCGATCCGCTCGCGCCGGTGGGGTGGAGTCCTCAGAAAGCCGTCCAGCCCGGCAAGCCATTACTGTGGAGATGACCCCCTTGCAACAGCGGGTCTACTCAGAGTTAGGGCTGTCGCCGCTGTTGCTTCTGGATCAGCCACCGCCCTCGGGCCGCGACACGGTGGTTATGGTGGCCCTGCCGGGCACTGTAAAGATGGCCAGCCCGGAAGAGGCGGAGGCCGGTGCAACTTCTGCCAACGGCACGGCGGAGACGGTTGCCCCTGAAGCCGCAGCTTTGCCGGAGCAGGAGCCGGTAAATACTCTTCCCCCGCCAGCACCCTCCGAGCCGCAAACTCCTCCGCCTGTATCATCGATGGCGGAGCCGCTGGCAACGGTGACGCCCCAGGAGGTAGTCATCGACCCGTCTCAGCAATCTCCGGCGGCCTCCAGACGACGGCGCTCCCGCAGCAGCTAG